Proteins encoded by one window of Camelus bactrianus isolate YW-2024 breed Bactrian camel chromosome 9, ASM4877302v1, whole genome shotgun sequence:
- the LOC141578632 gene encoding NBPF family member NBPF4-like isoform X2, which yields MAGSLGASCGPRAELTVLEINQELHLELTKQKQDFRDLTQKFLVCQATTYCLANQLQKYKCEEYKDIIESVLGEKLQFRVVKLAEQLAEKLAEKPVLAEERFREYDTLICSQARELTQLRQKLWDGREDSILLIQQLRDVLTHNDLDNNPGQGFREQLTEGCRLAERLARKLSPEIHEDEEDELEEETLTPSIEQEELEEELLQESQDECVLNPSVLQEGSDCNRLDSEGNLPFDEEKVSRAPDVAGACSHVAEDPIPADLPENQNECDEAAGQEAVSPSMDLLEVQNDDVLQESRDECVLAPSIHQEGSDCYEKCSDGKFAFPEQKVLCALEVACGSSHVKADAIGTDFPENQNDQDGVKGVEPTICRLSTELPQMVEDDIPRHSVEEYYLTYSALPDLSDSFWPYRSTAIYSFEGLELSYARDVTKNHTVLEEEEEQDQICPSAPDPRRLSSEQPVVEENEGPQDSLDECYLTSSVGHDLSDSCRPDRGASFPWDQQGVFSALAVHGDSWEDRPQGPLSFQGSEMEASQAQLQTSTQVTHHLQLQRDQQFDCGDGNARLGLPSTVWGFTANTEFGDQGLPLQELGLDASIGMKIPPKVEGEGSAASQHERQVSSNSNASSVLKQKILRRKLLRSKWRIACRFPGLQA from the exons ATGGCAGGATCTCTTGGCGCTTCGTGTGGTCCGAGGGCAGAACTTACAGTGCTGGAGATCAACCAGGAGCTGCACTTAGAGCTGACCAAACAGAAGCAGGACTTCCGAGATCTCACCCAGAAATTCCTTGTATGCCAAGCTACTACCTACTGCCTGGCCAACCAGCTGCAGAAATACA agTGTGAAGAGTACAAGGACATCATTGAATCCGTGCTGGGGGAGAAGCTGCAGTTCCGGGTGGTGAAGTTGGCAGAGCAGCTGGCAGAGAAGCTGGCAGAGAAGCCAGTGCTAGCTGAGGAGAGGTTCAG GGAATACGATACCCTAATTTGCTCTCAGGCACGAGAGCTGACCCAGTTACGGCAGAAATTATGGGACGGGAGAGAAGACTCTATCCTGCTCATTCAACAACTCAGGGACGTCCTCACCCACAATGACCTTGACAACAACCCGGGCCAGGGCTTCCGAGAGCAGCTGACCGAGGGATGCAGGCTGGCAGAGCGCCTTGCCCGCAAGCTCAGCCCAG AAATTCatgaagatgaggaagatgaaCTAGAAGAAGAAACACTCACCCCCAG CATTGAGCAAGAGGAGTTGGAGGAGGAGTTGCTCCAAGAGTCCCAGGATGAATGTGTTTTGAATCCCTCAGTTCTCCAAGAAGGATCTGACTGCAACCGGCTAGACAGTGAAGGCAACTTGCCATTTGATGAAGAGAaagtcagccgtgctccggatgTAGCTGGTGCTTGCTCCCATGTTGCAGAAGATCCAATTCCAGCTGACCTCCCAG AAAATCAGAATGAGTGTGACGAAGCAGCTGGACAAGAGGCAGTGTCCCCCAG CATGGATCTACTGGAGGTTCAGAATGACGACGTGCTCCAGGAGTCCCGGGATGAATGTGTTTTGGCGCCTTCCATTCACCAGGAAGGTTCTGACTGCTATGAGAAGTGCAGTGATGgaaaatttgcatttcctgaacaGAAAGTGCTATGTGCTCTGGAGGTAGCCTGTGGTTCCTCGCATGTTAAAGCAGATGCAATTGGAACTGACTTCCCAG AAAACCAAAATGATCAAGATGGGGTGAAAGGAGTAGAGCCAACTATCTGCAG GCTCAGCACGGAGCTGCCGCAGATGGTAGAGGATGACATCCCACGGCACTCAGTGGAGGAGTACTATTTGACTTACTCAGCTCTTCCTGACCTGTCAGACTCCTTCTGGCCTTATAGGAGCACCGCCATCTACTCATTTGAGGGATTGGAACTCTCTTATGCTCGGGATGTCACCA AAAATCATACTGTtcttgaggaagaagaggaacaaGACCAAATATGTCCCAG TGCACCTGACCCCAGAAGGCTCAGTAGTGAGCAGCCGGTGGTAGAAGAGAATGAAGGCCCACAGGACTCACTGGATGAATGTTATTTGACCAGTTCTGTTGGCCATGACCTGTCAGACTCCTGTAGGCCTGACAGAGGTGCCTCATTCCCTTGGGACCAACAGGGAGTCTTCTCAGCGCTTGCTGTACATG GTGACTCCTGGGAGGACCGTCCCCAAGGGCCTTTGAGTTTCCAAGGGTCAGAGATGGAAGCTTCACAAGCACAACTGCAGACAAGCACCCAGGTGACCCATCACCTGCAGCTGCAGCGGGACCAGCAGTTTGACTGTGGTGACGGCAACGCCAGGCTCGGCCTTCCCTCCACCGTGTGGGGCTTCACAGCCAACACTGAGTTTGGAGACCAAGGGCTGCCCCTGCAAG AGCTGGGTTTGGATGCTTCCATCGGAATGAAGATCCCTCCCAAGGTGGAGGGCGAGGGCTCAGCTGCCAGCCAGCATGAACGTCAAGTCTCTAGCAACAGTAATGCCTCCAGTGTCCTGAAGCAGAAGATTCTGCGAAGAAAACTGCTGCGCAGCAAGTGGAGAATAGCATGCAGGTTCCCTGGCCTTCAAGCGTAG
- the LOC141578632 gene encoding NBPF family member NBPF4-like isoform X1, which translates to MAGSLGASCGPRAELTVLEINQELHLELTKQKQDFRDLTQKFLVCQATTYCLANQLQKYKCEEYKDIIESVLGEKLQFRVVKLAEQLAEKLAEKPVLAEERFREYDTLICSQARELTQLRQKLWDGREDSILLIQQLRDVLTHNDLDNNPGQGFREQLTEGCRLAERLARKLSPEIHEDEEDELEEETLTPSIEQEELEEELLQESQDECVLNPSVLQEGSDCNRLDSEGNLPFDEEKVSRAPDVAGACSHVAEDPIPADLPENQNECDEAAGQEAVSPSMDLLEVQNDDVLQESRDECVLAPSIHQEGSDCYEKCSDGKFAFPEQKVLCALEVACGSSHVKADAIGTDFPENQNDQDGVKGVEPTICRLSTELPQMVEDDIPRHSVEEYYLTYSALPDLSDSFWPYRSTAIYSFEGLELSYARDVTSEYSYRCDKPPTALPENHTVLEEEEEQDQICPSAPDPRRLSSEQPVVEENEGPQDSLDECYLTSSVGHDLSDSCRPDRGASFPWDQQGVFSALAVHGDSWEDRPQGPLSFQGSEMEASQAQLQTSTQVTHHLQLQRDQQFDCGDGNARLGLPSTVWGFTANTEFGDQGLPLQELGLDASIGMKIPPKVEGEGSAASQHERQVSSNSNASSVLKQKILRRKLLRSKWRIACRFPGLQA; encoded by the exons ATGGCAGGATCTCTTGGCGCTTCGTGTGGTCCGAGGGCAGAACTTACAGTGCTGGAGATCAACCAGGAGCTGCACTTAGAGCTGACCAAACAGAAGCAGGACTTCCGAGATCTCACCCAGAAATTCCTTGTATGCCAAGCTACTACCTACTGCCTGGCCAACCAGCTGCAGAAATACA agTGTGAAGAGTACAAGGACATCATTGAATCCGTGCTGGGGGAGAAGCTGCAGTTCCGGGTGGTGAAGTTGGCAGAGCAGCTGGCAGAGAAGCTGGCAGAGAAGCCAGTGCTAGCTGAGGAGAGGTTCAG GGAATACGATACCCTAATTTGCTCTCAGGCACGAGAGCTGACCCAGTTACGGCAGAAATTATGGGACGGGAGAGAAGACTCTATCCTGCTCATTCAACAACTCAGGGACGTCCTCACCCACAATGACCTTGACAACAACCCGGGCCAGGGCTTCCGAGAGCAGCTGACCGAGGGATGCAGGCTGGCAGAGCGCCTTGCCCGCAAGCTCAGCCCAG AAATTCatgaagatgaggaagatgaaCTAGAAGAAGAAACACTCACCCCCAG CATTGAGCAAGAGGAGTTGGAGGAGGAGTTGCTCCAAGAGTCCCAGGATGAATGTGTTTTGAATCCCTCAGTTCTCCAAGAAGGATCTGACTGCAACCGGCTAGACAGTGAAGGCAACTTGCCATTTGATGAAGAGAaagtcagccgtgctccggatgTAGCTGGTGCTTGCTCCCATGTTGCAGAAGATCCAATTCCAGCTGACCTCCCAG AAAATCAGAATGAGTGTGACGAAGCAGCTGGACAAGAGGCAGTGTCCCCCAG CATGGATCTACTGGAGGTTCAGAATGACGACGTGCTCCAGGAGTCCCGGGATGAATGTGTTTTGGCGCCTTCCATTCACCAGGAAGGTTCTGACTGCTATGAGAAGTGCAGTGATGgaaaatttgcatttcctgaacaGAAAGTGCTATGTGCTCTGGAGGTAGCCTGTGGTTCCTCGCATGTTAAAGCAGATGCAATTGGAACTGACTTCCCAG AAAACCAAAATGATCAAGATGGGGTGAAAGGAGTAGAGCCAACTATCTGCAG GCTCAGCACGGAGCTGCCGCAGATGGTAGAGGATGACATCCCACGGCACTCAGTGGAGGAGTACTATTTGACTTACTCAGCTCTTCCTGACCTGTCAGACTCCTTCTGGCCTTATAGGAGCACCGCCATCTACTCATTTGAGGGATTGGAACTCTCTTATGCTCGGGATGTCACCAGTGAGTACTCTTATCGATGTGATAAACCTCCAACTGCACTGCCAG AAAATCATACTGTtcttgaggaagaagaggaacaaGACCAAATATGTCCCAG TGCACCTGACCCCAGAAGGCTCAGTAGTGAGCAGCCGGTGGTAGAAGAGAATGAAGGCCCACAGGACTCACTGGATGAATGTTATTTGACCAGTTCTGTTGGCCATGACCTGTCAGACTCCTGTAGGCCTGACAGAGGTGCCTCATTCCCTTGGGACCAACAGGGAGTCTTCTCAGCGCTTGCTGTACATG GTGACTCCTGGGAGGACCGTCCCCAAGGGCCTTTGAGTTTCCAAGGGTCAGAGATGGAAGCTTCACAAGCACAACTGCAGACAAGCACCCAGGTGACCCATCACCTGCAGCTGCAGCGGGACCAGCAGTTTGACTGTGGTGACGGCAACGCCAGGCTCGGCCTTCCCTCCACCGTGTGGGGCTTCACAGCCAACACTGAGTTTGGAGACCAAGGGCTGCCCCTGCAAG AGCTGGGTTTGGATGCTTCCATCGGAATGAAGATCCCTCCCAAGGTGGAGGGCGAGGGCTCAGCTGCCAGCCAGCATGAACGTCAAGTCTCTAGCAACAGTAATGCCTCCAGTGTCCTGAAGCAGAAGATTCTGCGAAGAAAACTGCTGCGCAGCAAGTGGAGAATAGCATGCAGGTTCCCTGGCCTTCAAGCGTAG